One genomic region from Accipiter gentilis chromosome Z, bAccGen1.1, whole genome shotgun sequence encodes:
- the MCCC2 gene encoding methylcrotonoyl-CoA carboxylase beta chain, mitochondrial isoform X2, which translates to MKALVTKLQEQAEKIRLGGGEKARKLHTSRGKLLPRERIDRLIDPGSPFLEFSQFAGYQLYGNEEVPAGGIITGIGRVSGVECLIVANDATVKGGTYYPITVKKHLRAQEIAMQNHLPCLYLVDSGGANLPRQAEVFPDRDHFGRIFYNQAVMSSQGIPQIAVVMGSCTAGGAYVPAMADESIIVGKQGTIFLGGPPLVKAATGEEVSAEDLGGADLHCRKSGVTDHYALDDNHALHLARKAVRSLNLQKKVGVTIEPSEEPLFPADEIYGIVGDQLKRNFDVKEVIARIVDGSKFNEFKALYGDTLITGFARIFGYPVGIIGNNGVLFSESAKKGTHFIQLCCQRNIPIVFLQNITGFMVGREYEAGGIAKDGAKMVTAVACANVPKITVIIGGSYGAGNYGMCGRAYSPRFLYVWPNARISVMGGEQAATVLATIAKDQKAREGKQLSEADEAALKEPIIRRFEEEGNPYYSSARLWDDGIIDPADTRLVLGLSLSAALNAPMKKTEFGVFRM; encoded by the exons ATGAAAGCGCTGGTAACCAAACTCCaagagcaagcagaaaaaatCAGATTAG GAGGTGGAGAAAAAGCTCGTAAGCTTCACACATCAAGAGGAAAGCTGTTACCTAGAGAGAGAATTGACAGGCTTATTGATCCCGG GTCTCCGTTCTTGGAGTTCTCCCAGTTTGCAGGTTACCAGTTGTATGGTAATGAAGAGGTACCAGCAGGAGGCATTATCACAGGCATTGGGCGCGTATCTGG ggtGGAATGCTTGATTGTTGCTAATGATGCAACTGTCAAAGGTGGTACCTATTATCCCATCACTGTTAAGAAACATTTACGTGCTCAAGAAATTGCAATGCAAAACCATCTCCCTTGCCTATATTTGG TTGATTCAGGAGGAGCAAATTTACCTCGGCAAGCAGAAGTATTTCCAGATCGAGATCATTTTGGCCGTATTTTCTATAATCAAGCAGTCATGTCCTCACAAGGAATTCCACAG ATAGCAGTAGTAATGGGATCCTGTACGGCAGGAGGAGCATATGTACCTGCCATGGCTGATGAAAGTATTATTGTTGGCAAACAGGGAACAATATTCCTAGGAGGGCCACCGCTG GTTAAAGCAGCAACAGGTGAAGAGGTATCAGCAGAGGATCTTGGAGGGGCAGATCTTCACTGCag AAAATCTGGTGTAACAGATCATTATGCTTTGGATGACAATCATGCACTTCATCTAGCAAGGAAAGCTGTGAGAAGTTTAAATCTCCAAAAGAAAGTAGGA GTTACCATAGAACCATCAGAAGAACCTTTATTTCCTGCTGATGAAATATACGGAATAGTTGGCGACCAGCTAAAAAGAAACTTTGATGTCAAAGAG gTCATTGCTAGAATTGTAGACGGAAGTAAATTTAATGAATTCAAAGCCTTGTATGGGGATACTTTAATTACAG gatTTGCAAGAATATTTGGTTATCCAGTAGGAATTATTGGAAACAATGGAGTTCTTTTCTCAGAGTCAgcaaaaaag GGTACACATTTTATCCAGTTATGTTGCCAGAGAAATATCCCCATTGTGTTTTTGCAGAATATTACAG GTTTCATGGTTGGTAGAGAATATGAAGCTGGAGGGATAGCAAAAGATGGTGCGAAGATGGTAACTGCTGTAGCTTGTGCCAATGTACCTAAAATAACAGTGATTATTGGTGGTTCTTATGGAGCTGGAAACTATGGGATGTGTGGAAGAGCATATAG tccaaGATTTCTTTATGTATGGCCAAACGCTCGCATATCAGTGATGGGAGGGGAACAAGCTGCCACTGTTCTAGCTACAATAGCTAAGGACCAAAAAGCAAGGGAGGGAAAACAG TTATCTGAGGCGGACGAAGCAGCTTTGAAGGAGCCAATCATTAGGAGGTTCGAGGAGGAAGGAAACCCTTATTATTCCAGTGCAAG
- the MCCC2 gene encoding methylcrotonoyl-CoA carboxylase beta chain, mitochondrial isoform X1: MLLGPRRLLRCAAAALPARAYHGEAVAAVGSRPDAGSALYQENYERMKALVTKLQEQAEKIRLGGGEKARKLHTSRGKLLPRERIDRLIDPGSPFLEFSQFAGYQLYGNEEVPAGGIITGIGRVSGVECLIVANDATVKGGTYYPITVKKHLRAQEIAMQNHLPCLYLVDSGGANLPRQAEVFPDRDHFGRIFYNQAVMSSQGIPQIAVVMGSCTAGGAYVPAMADESIIVGKQGTIFLGGPPLVKAATGEEVSAEDLGGADLHCRKSGVTDHYALDDNHALHLARKAVRSLNLQKKVGVTIEPSEEPLFPADEIYGIVGDQLKRNFDVKEVIARIVDGSKFNEFKALYGDTLITGFARIFGYPVGIIGNNGVLFSESAKKGTHFIQLCCQRNIPIVFLQNITGFMVGREYEAGGIAKDGAKMVTAVACANVPKITVIIGGSYGAGNYGMCGRAYSPRFLYVWPNARISVMGGEQAATVLATIAKDQKAREGKQLSEADEAALKEPIIRRFEEEGNPYYSSARLWDDGIIDPADTRLVLGLSLSAALNAPMKKTEFGVFRM, from the exons ATGCTGCTGGGCCCGCGGCGGCTCCTGCGCTGCGCGGctgccgccctgcccgcccgcgcCTACCACGGcgaggcggtggcggcggtgggcTCGCGCCCCGACGCGGGCTCCGCGCTTTACCAG GAAAACTATGAACGAATGAAAGCGCTGGTAACCAAACTCCaagagcaagcagaaaaaatCAGATTAG GAGGTGGAGAAAAAGCTCGTAAGCTTCACACATCAAGAGGAAAGCTGTTACCTAGAGAGAGAATTGACAGGCTTATTGATCCCGG GTCTCCGTTCTTGGAGTTCTCCCAGTTTGCAGGTTACCAGTTGTATGGTAATGAAGAGGTACCAGCAGGAGGCATTATCACAGGCATTGGGCGCGTATCTGG ggtGGAATGCTTGATTGTTGCTAATGATGCAACTGTCAAAGGTGGTACCTATTATCCCATCACTGTTAAGAAACATTTACGTGCTCAAGAAATTGCAATGCAAAACCATCTCCCTTGCCTATATTTGG TTGATTCAGGAGGAGCAAATTTACCTCGGCAAGCAGAAGTATTTCCAGATCGAGATCATTTTGGCCGTATTTTCTATAATCAAGCAGTCATGTCCTCACAAGGAATTCCACAG ATAGCAGTAGTAATGGGATCCTGTACGGCAGGAGGAGCATATGTACCTGCCATGGCTGATGAAAGTATTATTGTTGGCAAACAGGGAACAATATTCCTAGGAGGGCCACCGCTG GTTAAAGCAGCAACAGGTGAAGAGGTATCAGCAGAGGATCTTGGAGGGGCAGATCTTCACTGCag AAAATCTGGTGTAACAGATCATTATGCTTTGGATGACAATCATGCACTTCATCTAGCAAGGAAAGCTGTGAGAAGTTTAAATCTCCAAAAGAAAGTAGGA GTTACCATAGAACCATCAGAAGAACCTTTATTTCCTGCTGATGAAATATACGGAATAGTTGGCGACCAGCTAAAAAGAAACTTTGATGTCAAAGAG gTCATTGCTAGAATTGTAGACGGAAGTAAATTTAATGAATTCAAAGCCTTGTATGGGGATACTTTAATTACAG gatTTGCAAGAATATTTGGTTATCCAGTAGGAATTATTGGAAACAATGGAGTTCTTTTCTCAGAGTCAgcaaaaaag GGTACACATTTTATCCAGTTATGTTGCCAGAGAAATATCCCCATTGTGTTTTTGCAGAATATTACAG GTTTCATGGTTGGTAGAGAATATGAAGCTGGAGGGATAGCAAAAGATGGTGCGAAGATGGTAACTGCTGTAGCTTGTGCCAATGTACCTAAAATAACAGTGATTATTGGTGGTTCTTATGGAGCTGGAAACTATGGGATGTGTGGAAGAGCATATAG tccaaGATTTCTTTATGTATGGCCAAACGCTCGCATATCAGTGATGGGAGGGGAACAAGCTGCCACTGTTCTAGCTACAATAGCTAAGGACCAAAAAGCAAGGGAGGGAAAACAG TTATCTGAGGCGGACGAAGCAGCTTTGAAGGAGCCAATCATTAGGAGGTTCGAGGAGGAAGGAAACCCTTATTATTCCAGTGCAAG